DNA from Poecilia reticulata strain Guanapo linkage group LG20, Guppy_female_1.0+MT, whole genome shotgun sequence:
GTGTTGAAAGAAATATGATCTTGTAAtcttgggaaacatttcaccagCAACAGTTTGAAATGGTTTTGGAATTTTTTTCctacaaatgtataaaatattggACTGATGCAGAAGTAAATGTACGCCGTGTTGCGGGTGACATGGAGAGCGTAACCGAGATTCATTTTAGCTTCACAGCTCAAAAGAGGCTCAAATTCATAAAGCAGGAGTTCTACAATGTTAAAGGGGATCCAGCAGATGAAGAACAAAACTACGATCATAAATATCATCCTGACTGCATGGAATTTAGAAGCTGATCGAGATTTTTTGATAGTGATCACAATCCTAACGTAACAAAATATGATAATAGCCAGAGGAAGGATTAAGAAGACAGAAAGCTGAATATGAAATCGAGATTTTTTGAGTTTCTCTACATTCATACCAGGAATGTCAGCAAATTCCTCACAGTACCTAGTGTCATTACCATTATAGGCACCATGAAAGATCATTGGCTGGACACAAGCCAAACCACTGATCACCCACACCACTACACAGGAAATGATAGCATTGCGTCGACTCCTTACATGTAATACTGgcataaaatgtacaaaagcaaGGTAACGGTCAAATGTTAGcagagttaaaaagaaaacagaactgtaAAAACCCAGATAGTAGGCACTAAAGACAATCTTGCACATAGCTGAGCCAAAAATCCAGTCAGAGATCTGCATGTAGGCGGCCTGGAAAGGAAGGCTGCTCATTAAGATGAGGGAGGACGTCACCAGGTTGACCAGCAAGATGTTGATCACAGTGTACAGCTTCTCAAACCTGGAGGGAAGATGGTAAGGTGTTATTTTGGTGTAAGCATACATTTTCCAACAGTCAGAGCACACATATCAGTGGGATTAATTTTACACAAGTCTGAAGTACATTTCACAAAAGAATTGTGTGAAT
Protein-coding regions in this window:
- the LOC103482361 gene encoding C-C chemokine receptor type 3-like isoform X2 — encoded protein: MTQTNVTIKEEPIEPCSRDDDNKMRANLSYIYYFMFVFSVITNLLVLVVIHRFEKLYTVINILLVNLVTSSLILMSSLPFQAAYMQISDWIFGSAMCKIVFSAYYLGFYSSVFFLTLLTFDRYLAFVHFMPVLHVRSRRNAIISCVVVWVISGLACVQPMIFHGAYNGNDTRYCEEFADIPGMNVEKLKKSRFHIQLSVFLILPLAIIIFCYVRIVITIKKSRSASKFHAVRMIFMIVVLFFICWIPFNIVELLLYEFEPLLSCEAKMNLGYALHVTRNTAYIYFCISPIFYTFVGKKFQNHFKLLLVKCFPRLQDHISFNTSNTTTRTKP